A window of Mangifera indica cultivar Alphonso chromosome 13, CATAS_Mindica_2.1, whole genome shotgun sequence contains these coding sequences:
- the LOC123194848 gene encoding protein ANTI-SILENCING 1 isoform X3 produces MVEFAEVENLEFKWGKKRGLGGKKKDVRFYESFTYDGVEYALYDCVYMYKEGELEPYIGKLIKIWENADKTKRVKVLWFFRPCEISNFLGNERVPENELFLACGEGAGLANVNPLEAISGKCKVVCISKDDRNPQPSAEELQMSDFVFYRTFHVKHCKIFDTIDEMIAGIEVKFIFNRLGSQKSSGDMKLDSEKKHVAVASEEVVISAEQRMHEEHATEETKGKPTSCVDLEPGERGKMKIKEDASLSNTSLDKQRSLLGKKSVSSVHIDCSEAASATNKVEKVVSGVGVQTGKMSRADEARASDKTSTKFEKKETKSGRVSDIEFKEKVNSTKDPSDLDNRPSKKMKLDSSVKIFDDKYKNGAHKLRVDFDGTDAKDTVSATTNEDKSKFKLATAKDSHEIEKDPSKKRKGDAKLLKPTNDNLPKASSMQMVGNERDNQAWEVTRRPNLDRNKWFRELPWEEKMRRAHDQGTLVLLGNLDPSYTSSEVEDIIWHAFKENCSAKMLPRFLFSSPHSDLFML; encoded by the exons ATGGTAGAATTTGCTGAAGTTGAGAACCTTGAATTTAAGTGGGGTAAAAAGAGAGGACTTGgtggaaaaaagaaagatgttCGATTTTATGAATCTTTTACATATGATGGTGTGGAATATGCTCTCtatgattgtgtatatatgtacAAGGAAGGGGAACTTGAGCCTTATATTGGTAAACTTATAAAGATATGGGAGAACGCTGATAAGACAAAGAGAGTAAAGGTTCTTTGGTTTTTCCGTCCTTGTgagatttcaaattttcttgGTAATGAACGGGTACCTGAGAATGAATTATTTCTGGCATGTGGTGAAGGTGCAGGCCTTGCTAATGTCAATCCTCTG GAAGCAATTTCTGGAAAATGCAAGGTTGTTTGCATTTCAAAGGATGACAGAAATCCACAACCATCAGCTGAAGAACTTCAAATGAGTGACTTTGTCTTTTATCGGACATTTCATGTTAAGCACTGTAAAATCTTTGATAcgattgatgaaatgattgcTGGGATTGAAG TGAAGTTTATATTTAACCGACTGGGTTCTCAAAAATCTAGTGGTGATATGAAACTTGATTCAGAAAAGAAGCATGTTGCTGTAGCTAGTGAAGAGGTAGTGATTTCAGCTGAGCAAAGAATGCATGAGGAACATGCAACTGAAGAAACAAAG GGAAAGCCAACTTCTTGTGTAGATTTAGAGCCAGGTGAAAGgggtaaaatgaaaataaaagaagatgCATCATTGTCGAATACTTCACTGGATAAACAAAGATCTTTGCTTGGAAAAAAGTCTGTCTCCTCTGTACACATAGATTGCAGTGAAGCGGCAAGTGCTACAAACAAGGTGGAAAAGGTTGTGTCTGGAGTTGGTGTACAAACAGGCAAAATGTCTAGAGCTGATGAGGCACGAGCAAGTGACAAGACCagtacaaaatttgaaaagaaggaGACTAAAAGTGGTAGGGTTAGTGATAttgaatttaaagaaaaagtaaattcTACTAAGGATCCTAGTGATTTGGATAATAGGCCATCGAAAAAAATGAAGCTAGACAGTTCtgttaaaatatttgatgataagTACAAGAATGGTGCACATAAGTTACGCGTTGATTTTGATGGGACTGATGCAAAGGATACAGTATCTGCTACCACCAATGAAGATAAATCTAAGTTTAAACTTGCAACAGCAAAGGATTCTCATGAGATAGAAAAGGATCCTTCCAAGAAACGAAAAGGTGATGCAAAGCTTCTAAAACCTACTAATGACAATTTGCCTAAAGCATCTTCAATGCAAATGGTAGGAAATGAAAGAGATAACCAAGCATGGGAGGTTACCCGACGACCAAATCTG GATAGGAACAAATGGTTTAGGGAACTT CCATGGGAAGAAAAAATGCGGCGTGCACATGATCAAGGAACACTTGTCTTGCTTGGGAATTTGGACCCATCTTACACATCATCAGAAGTTGAG GACATAATTTGGCATGCCTTCAAGGAAAATTGCTCAGCAAAAATGCTTCCcaggtttcttttttcttcaccaCACTCAG
- the LOC123194848 gene encoding protein ANTI-SILENCING 1 isoform X2 produces the protein MVEFAEVENLEFKWGKKRGLGGKKKDVRFYESFTYDGVEYALYDCVYMYKEGELEPYIGKLIKIWENADKTKRVKVLWFFRPCEISNFLGNERVPENELFLACGEGAGLANVNPLEAISGKCKVVCISKDDRNPQPSAEELQMSDFVFYRTFHVKHCKIFDTIDEMIAGIEVKFIFNRLGSQKSSGDMKLDSEKKHVAVASEEVVISAEQRMHEEHATEETKGKPTSCVDLEPGERGKMKIKEDASLSNTSLDKQRSLLGKKSVSSVHIDCSEAASATNKVEKVVSGVGVQTGKMSRADEARASDKTSTKFEKKETKSGRVSDIEFKEKVNSTKDPSDLDNRPSKKMKLDSSVKIFDDKYKNGAHKLRVDFDGTDAKDTVSATTNEDKSKFKLATAKDSHEIEKDPSKKRKGDAKLLKPTNDNLPKASSMQMVGNERDNQAWEVTRRPNLDRNKWFRELPWEEKMRRAHDQGTLVLLGNLDPSYTSSEVEDIIWHAFKENCSAKMLPRFLFSSPHSGLFWAAFELLALQESSQHSLAILLLINLNSRCNGI, from the exons ATGGTAGAATTTGCTGAAGTTGAGAACCTTGAATTTAAGTGGGGTAAAAAGAGAGGACTTGgtggaaaaaagaaagatgttCGATTTTATGAATCTTTTACATATGATGGTGTGGAATATGCTCTCtatgattgtgtatatatgtacAAGGAAGGGGAACTTGAGCCTTATATTGGTAAACTTATAAAGATATGGGAGAACGCTGATAAGACAAAGAGAGTAAAGGTTCTTTGGTTTTTCCGTCCTTGTgagatttcaaattttcttgGTAATGAACGGGTACCTGAGAATGAATTATTTCTGGCATGTGGTGAAGGTGCAGGCCTTGCTAATGTCAATCCTCTG GAAGCAATTTCTGGAAAATGCAAGGTTGTTTGCATTTCAAAGGATGACAGAAATCCACAACCATCAGCTGAAGAACTTCAAATGAGTGACTTTGTCTTTTATCGGACATTTCATGTTAAGCACTGTAAAATCTTTGATAcgattgatgaaatgattgcTGGGATTGAAG TGAAGTTTATATTTAACCGACTGGGTTCTCAAAAATCTAGTGGTGATATGAAACTTGATTCAGAAAAGAAGCATGTTGCTGTAGCTAGTGAAGAGGTAGTGATTTCAGCTGAGCAAAGAATGCATGAGGAACATGCAACTGAAGAAACAAAG GGAAAGCCAACTTCTTGTGTAGATTTAGAGCCAGGTGAAAGgggtaaaatgaaaataaaagaagatgCATCATTGTCGAATACTTCACTGGATAAACAAAGATCTTTGCTTGGAAAAAAGTCTGTCTCCTCTGTACACATAGATTGCAGTGAAGCGGCAAGTGCTACAAACAAGGTGGAAAAGGTTGTGTCTGGAGTTGGTGTACAAACAGGCAAAATGTCTAGAGCTGATGAGGCACGAGCAAGTGACAAGACCagtacaaaatttgaaaagaaggaGACTAAAAGTGGTAGGGTTAGTGATAttgaatttaaagaaaaagtaaattcTACTAAGGATCCTAGTGATTTGGATAATAGGCCATCGAAAAAAATGAAGCTAGACAGTTCtgttaaaatatttgatgataagTACAAGAATGGTGCACATAAGTTACGCGTTGATTTTGATGGGACTGATGCAAAGGATACAGTATCTGCTACCACCAATGAAGATAAATCTAAGTTTAAACTTGCAACAGCAAAGGATTCTCATGAGATAGAAAAGGATCCTTCCAAGAAACGAAAAGGTGATGCAAAGCTTCTAAAACCTACTAATGACAATTTGCCTAAAGCATCTTCAATGCAAATGGTAGGAAATGAAAGAGATAACCAAGCATGGGAGGTTACCCGACGACCAAATCTG GATAGGAACAAATGGTTTAGGGAACTT CCATGGGAAGAAAAAATGCGGCGTGCACATGATCAAGGAACACTTGTCTTGCTTGGGAATTTGGACCCATCTTACACATCATCAGAAGTTGAG GACATAATTTGGCATGCCTTCAAGGAAAATTGCTCAGCAAAAATGCTTCCcaggtttcttttttcttcaccaCACTCAG